CGCTCTCGGCAGGGTCGTGCTCCAGGCGGTCGTAGAGCCGTTTGTCGTAGCAGTAGTCGAATCCCTGCTGCTGCAGTTCCCATTCCAGGTCCCAGTAAGCTTCGGCGATGAATTGGAACCCGGATTGTCTCTTCTTGACGGCGGGGATGATTTCGGACCAGTAGTCGGCCTCGGGCCTGGATCCGGCACGATTGCCCCAGGTCCTCTCGAAAATGGAGTTCATCAGGAGCATGGCCATATCGCAGCGCACTCCGTCACATTGCTCGGCGATGCCGGAGAGGGTTTCGATGACGGCCGAGCGCAATCCCTTGTCAAACGCGTTCAACTGAAGCACATCAGGCCAGGCGGGAAAATACGGATCGCGGCCGCAGGCGTAGATCCTTCCTGCAAGCGAAACAAAGGACCGTGGATCGGTCTTCAGATCCTCCTCGTTCCCCAGGATGAAGTATGCGGGTTGTTCTTCCACCCACGGGTGATCGGGCGCCACATGATTGGGCACGAAATCGAGGATGAGGCGCATTCCCCGCTGAGCAAGCTTCTTTCGGGCCAATTCCAAAGCCTTGGGGCCTCCAAGGTGTGGATCGACCTCGTAGCGGCGCACACAATAAGGGGAACCCACGTTGTCTCGGTCCGTAAAGTCGGGGAGAGCCCGCCTGAAGTCGGCCAGAAGTCCATCGTTTGCCATGGAAATCCGGATGCCCTCGGGACTGCGCTCCCAGACCCCCATGAGCCAGACGGCGTCAAAACCGAGAGCGGCGATTTGATCCCACTCGGCATCGGGAACCGAAGCGAGGGTCAGTGCACGCCGCTCCCTCCGGCTGAGCTCGTCAAGCCAGACCCAGGTGTTGATCTCGTAAATGAGCGGATGTTTTGGCCAGGATCCCATGATGCACCCTCCTTTCCATCCCTCGATAAAGTTTGTTCATAAACTGCGCTTTTCTCTCTTCTACGCAAGGACTTTGACTCTGAGAGGCTGTCTGAAAATTCTTCTGCTTGGGAGCCGAACCTGCTTCGATTCCCCCCTTGAGGAGGGGCCAAGGGGGGTGTTTTTCTGGTTCACGAAATCTTGACACCCCCCTACCTCCATCAAGGGGGGAATTTTCGGACATCCTCTGAGAGGTTTTCGTCTGAGAGCCTGTCATGATTCTTGCTCGGGAGACGAATCACCTTCGACGATTTCCTCATCAATCCATGCCGATAGCAAGGTGTGGCCTACGGCGAGCACCACCGGGCCCACGAAGATGCCTATCAGACCAAACGCGATCAGGCCGCCGACCACACCGGAGAAAATCAACAGCAGAGGAAGATCGGCACCC
This region of Desulforhabdus amnigena genomic DNA includes:
- a CDS encoding alpha-amylase family glycosyl hydrolase; the encoded protein is MGSWPKHPLIYEINTWVWLDELSRRERRALTLASVPDAEWDQIAALGFDAVWLMGVWERSPEGIRISMANDGLLADFRRALPDFTDRDNVGSPYCVRRYEVDPHLGGPKALELARKKLAQRGMRLILDFVPNHVAPDHPWVEEQPAYFILGNEEDLKTDPRSFVSLAGRIYACGRDPYFPAWPDVLQLNAFDKGLRSAVIETLSGIAEQCDGVRCDMAMLLMNSIFERTWGNRAGSRPEADYWSEIIPAVKKRQSGFQFIAEAYWDLEWELQQQGFDYCYDKRLYDRLEHDPAESVRLHLCADLAYQEKLVRFIENHDEPRAAGTFTPEKHRAVAVTVLTLPGARLIHEGQLEGRKVRLPVFLARRPEETPDAALLAFYRQLLDALRRGDFLQGAWSLCERTGWPDNPGYLNLVSWCWHKGDSRCLIVVNLSDVPSQGNVRVPWEDLKGKMWRLKDIFTTEVYERDGEEMYGQGLYVDLPAWGFHFLEWL